The Raphanus sativus cultivar WK10039 chromosome 6, ASM80110v3, whole genome shotgun sequence sequence ATGGGAAAACTGTGCGCCCAATTTTATAACCAATCAAAAAAAAGCTTTAcccatttttaaaaagaaaaaagaatggAAAGGTATCAAACTTTAGAGTCCTATGCAACTCTGCTacttttgattgtttttgtctttttgccATTAATAGAGGCATTCACATGTTTTCATCAGATCAGAGACAAGAGTCAACATGTCCATGTACTTTCTTCCTTTGCCTCTGTTTGATGTACTCTTCTTCAGATCTATCAGAAACCAAAATACTACCAAAAAAAACTTTGGACCCACTTTTCGATTTTACCAGTTTAGCACCAACCTGTTTTCTTGATGAAGAATCATGTTTTCGAGAACTAGCTTATCGTTCACACAGTCACACTTGCATCTgtataaatatatgttgttCAATGTTATTGTGGAGTTTGGTTGGAGTTTTCATGAACTAGCTTATTtcaagtttcaacatcatttatCAAGTATTTGAATCATTGTAAAGAGAATAATGGTGATGGTAAAAGACAATATGAGCTTTGCTTGTTGCCTTATAAACACAGAAGCTCTGCTCCATGAGCAATATAAATGATGGCAACTTAACTAAACAAAGAAGACTCACttaaccttttctttttaagttttcagATATGAGTAAGGGACTTGAGGAAGGACATAGCAAGTAAAATATGGTTACAACAAACTTAACATTTTTTATCTTACACAAAGCTAGCTACTCATTTAGTCGTTGTCAGTTCCTCCACCAGCATCGAGCTTCTGACGTGGTTCTAGCCATCACCTCACCTGGAGGAGGATGGTCAAACTTACATGATGCCCCGCACTTGCAAGTCCCTGTCTTCATGTAATAATAAGGGCAACTAAGCCCACACCTCCAAAAGCTTTTTTTTGGTCTACTAGTTTCacaaatttaaatacaaaagcAAAGCAGTGTGGATTCTAATCAACGTTTTGGAGGTACCTCTCTTCTGGGATACCCTGCAAGAAAACTCAGCTTTACATTCGGCTGTTGACAAGCTTGTTTGCATTCCAACTATGGTATCCACAAAACTGATTTGACATTTCAACTGATTCTCTTAAGTTTTACAATAATAATCAAACTCTCCTTCTTTCTTAACAGCCCCACATATAAAGTTGGTAGCTTTTACATAAGGGAATAAACACCAAAGCTAACTAAGAAACCGAACAAAGCTCCTGCTATCACTTCAACTTCAGTATGTCCTATTGATTCTTTCAACGGAAGTTTCACTTCCTCACTGATCTCATCTGACTCCAAAGTCTCACCTTCCTTGCCCTTTAAACTCACCTCACCTTTCCGAGCATTAGCCGTTAGTTTGTTCAACACTCTCGCATGCTTCCCAACTTCTCTCCTCACACCCTGCAACGGTAGACCAATTCATGATCATTTTAGTGATAGCCTTCCTAGCAAAAAGAAAGCAAGATTTGAACTTTATCTAAAGGGTCAAGTTACCTGTGCATCATACATGATCAGAGCAGCATAAACCACAGTGAGACCAAAAATGGAGTCATCAAATCCCCTGGAGACCAAACCAATGTAAACCATATTCAgaaagttaaaaagaaaaaacaatatagaGAAAGGTTTCACCTTTCAAAAGCAATTGCAGTAGCTGCAGCCACAACAGACTAAAGGCATCTCACGaatcagcaaaaaaaaaaacgtcagAGAATTAGACAACACAAAACACAATCTAttacagaaacaaagagaagcTTACAGAGGAATGTGTTGAAGGGAAGCCTCCAGCTTGCAAAGCGGTTCTAAAGTCAAGTTTTTTCttgtagaaaaccacggaagtgaAGGGCTTTAAGAGCTGCCCAATCGCCCCGGAGAGCCCAGCAGCTATGAGTACCTTCACGCAAAGCGAAAGTGACTATCAATCAATGGCCaagaaggaagagaagagagagagagtagagaaaGGAGAAAACCTTGTTGTGGATAACTTCGGTTACATCTTGGAGTCCAACATTGAGAGCGCAGGAGGTGAGACGATTTGGCTTCTTTGGCGGGATTAAAAGACTCGACTTTGGGTTGGATATAGAGAAACAGAGAGCATTGGCGTTATGAGACGCAAAGCTCTGCTTCAGCATCTCTGTGGGAAAGAAAGGAAGGGACTTTGATgggttattatttttttgtgagGATGACGATGATAAGATATTACGGCAGCGAGAAATTTGGAACCAATGGCTCCAGTTGGGTCGACAAAAAGTGTTGTCTTTGACTCAAACATTCATCCGGACAGCTCTCTGTGAACCTCAGTTACAATTCACTTCTTTATGGTAAAAATCTTTTAACTTTATGTTCCTCTGAGTACAATATACTAAAAATCTAAAGCACTCAAACTGTgaatagatttatttaaaactattttccTAAAACCCGATTTATACGATTTAATTGGTATAAACCAAATGGATGActgattaataaaaaattagtgtaAGCTACTCTAAATCAATTAAACTggtataaattaatataacctAATTTAAAtctgttaaattatatttttaaaattcataaatttgtCTAGTttgcttttataatttttacaattcatcgaaatagttttataattaaattttaattccGGCGTATCGTTTTCTTGAACATTGTTTTATATTGATATAAGTCATTTGTTTCTCTTTACATATAGCCCGATCTgtattagtcaaaaaaaaaaaagagaatatgaacaagaaaaacaaatagaaGTCTCTTAGCTTAAGAGTGTTACTGTGTCTAAAAGTACTCAAAGTCTACGTAAGCAGTATCATCAGTGGGAGTAGCAGGACCAGCAGCACAAGCGACCGGAGCATCAGGCTTCATCGAGTTATTATAGTGATCACTACCTCCATGTCCCTTAGCCTTCCCTCTAGCAGCGGTCAACGGTCCCAAGTCAACAGGATCAGGAATGTGAGGCGGTATAGCGCTACGCACCAGAGCCCAATTCACACCTTCAAAGAAAGGGTGTTGCTTTATCTCCGTAGCTCCACGCGTGTAAGCGATTCTCCTGT is a genomic window containing:
- the LOC108809215 gene encoding uncharacterized protein LOC108809215, which translates into the protein MLKQSFASHNANALCFSISNPKSSLLIPPKKPNRLTSCALNVGLQDVTEVIHNKVLIAAGLSGAIGQLLKPFTSVVFYKKKLDFRTALQAGGFPSTHSSSVVAAATAIAFERGFDDSIFGLTVVYAALIMYDAQGVRREVGKHARVLNKLTANARKGEVSLKGKEGETLESDEISEEVKLPLKESIGHTEVEVIAGALFGFLVSFGVYSLM